In Sphingobium sp. Z007, one DNA window encodes the following:
- a CDS encoding ArsC family reductase, producing MITMYGIKNCDTIKKARNWLDNERVSYSFHDYKVAGVDKGKLEEWVMEHGWETILNRSGTTFKALDAGDKAHIDADKAILLMITNPSMIKRPILDTGRETIIGFKATTYENALQGVKA from the coding sequence ATGATTACCATGTATGGCATCAAAAATTGCGACACGATCAAGAAGGCCCGCAACTGGCTGGATAATGAGCGGGTCAGCTACAGCTTCCACGATTATAAGGTCGCCGGCGTCGACAAGGGCAAGCTGGAGGAATGGGTGATGGAACATGGCTGGGAAACCATCCTCAACCGCTCCGGCACCACCTTCAAGGCGCTGGATGCGGGCGACAAGGCGCATATCGACGCGGACAAGGCGATCCTGCTGATGATCACCAACCCGTCGATGATTAAGCGTCCCATCCTCGACACCGGCCGCGAAACCATCATCGGGTTCAAGGCGACCACCTATGAAAATGCGCTCCAGGGCGTGAAGGCATGA
- the plsX gene encoding phosphate acyltransferase PlsX, whose protein sequence is MSSQPRIAIDAMGGDEGVRVMMAGVALARHRHDGLRFTLFGDEVQIKAALDGHPNLRAASEIVHADTVVAGSDKPSVAIRKKSSSMSMAIAAVKSGQAGAAVSAGNTGALMAMAKLALRTMPGVDRPALAALLPTLGDNDVVMLDLGANTGCDARNLVQFAVMGAAYSRIAFDLERPRVRLLNIGTEDLKGTDEIRDAAAVLRSATSLPLQFDGFTEGDKIARGDADVIVCDGFSGNVALKTAEGTARFVTDVLRKAFTSSIRSKIGFLISKPAMHLLKHHLDPNNHNGAVFLGLNGVVVKSHGSANDKGIANAVHVAARLLEEDITRRIAADMAGVHALSAAASKLEQPVK, encoded by the coding sequence GTGTCCAGTCAGCCGCGGATCGCAATCGACGCGATGGGCGGGGACGAAGGCGTGCGCGTGATGATGGCGGGTGTGGCTTTGGCCCGCCACCGTCATGACGGGCTGCGTTTCACCCTGTTTGGCGACGAGGTGCAGATCAAGGCTGCGCTCGACGGTCATCCCAATTTGCGGGCAGCCTCGGAAATCGTCCACGCCGATACCGTCGTGGCGGGCTCCGACAAGCCGAGCGTAGCGATTCGCAAGAAGAGCAGCTCGATGAGCATGGCGATCGCCGCCGTGAAATCGGGCCAGGCGGGCGCGGCCGTCTCCGCTGGCAATACCGGCGCGCTGATGGCGATGGCGAAGCTGGCGCTGCGCACCATGCCCGGCGTTGATCGCCCCGCGCTGGCGGCGCTGCTTCCCACGCTGGGCGACAATGACGTCGTGATGCTCGACCTGGGCGCCAATACCGGGTGCGACGCCCGCAACCTTGTCCAGTTCGCCGTGATGGGCGCGGCCTATTCGCGCATCGCCTTCGATCTGGAACGGCCGCGCGTACGCCTGCTCAACATCGGCACCGAAGACTTGAAGGGCACGGACGAGATCCGCGACGCCGCCGCCGTGCTGCGTAGCGCGACCAGCCTGCCGCTGCAATTTGACGGCTTCACCGAAGGCGACAAGATTGCGCGCGGCGACGCCGACGTGATCGTGTGCGACGGTTTTTCGGGCAATGTCGCGCTCAAGACGGCGGAGGGCACCGCCCGCTTCGTTACCGACGTCCTGCGCAAGGCGTTCACCAGTTCGATCCGCTCGAAGATCGGCTTCCTGATCTCGAAGCCCGCGATGCACCTGCTCAAACATCATCTCGACCCCAACAACCATAATGGCGCGGTCTTCCTTGGCCTCAATGGCGTGGTCGTGAAAAGCCATGGCAGCGCGAATGACAAGGGCATCGCCAACGCTGTCCATGTGGCCGCCCGCCTGCTGGAGGAAGACATCACCCGCCGGATCGCCGCCGACATGGCCGGCGTCCATGCGCTGTCGGCCGCTGCGTCCAAGTTGGAGCAGCCCGTCAAGTGA
- a CDS encoding Rrf2 family transcriptional regulator — MLSQKTRYAIRALQHLADRYRQGPVPLNEIATRQNIPSKFLTVILSELSREGLVATQRGRDGGYWLALAPVDVSYGDIVRLTRGSLALTPCASRFAHESCTNCLPESECRLHRVMLRVRDETAKVLDSISLAEPFAVTDDAA; from the coding sequence ATGTTGTCCCAGAAGACCCGTTACGCCATCCGTGCGCTTCAGCATCTGGCCGATCGCTACCGCCAGGGTCCGGTGCCCCTCAACGAAATCGCGACGCGCCAGAATATTCCGTCCAAATTCCTGACGGTGATCCTGTCCGAATTGTCGCGCGAAGGGCTGGTCGCGACCCAGCGGGGGCGGGACGGGGGCTATTGGCTGGCGCTGGCGCCGGTGGACGTCAGCTATGGCGACATTGTCCGGCTGACCCGCGGTTCGCTCGCGTTGACGCCTTGCGCCAGCCGCTTCGCTCATGAAAGCTGCACCAACTGCCTGCCCGAATCGGAATGTCGGCTGCATCGCGTGATGCTGCGCGTGCGCGACGAAACCGCCAAGGTGCTGGACAGCATCAGCCTGGCCGAACCGTTCGCGGTGACCGACGACGCGGCCTGA
- a CDS encoding VOC family protein, whose protein sequence is MPKFLHSMIRVSDVDKTIAFFELLGLKEVKRFDSEQGRFTLVYLAAPGDEDAQVELTYNWPPVDGSPAEVYDGGRNFGHIAYRVENIYDTCQRLMDAGVTINRPPRDGHMAFVRTPDNISIELLQDGRLEPAEPWTSMPNIGVW, encoded by the coding sequence TTGCCCAAATTCCTGCATAGCATGATCCGCGTCAGTGACGTCGACAAGACCATCGCCTTTTTCGAGCTGCTGGGGCTGAAGGAGGTCAAGCGCTTCGATAGCGAGCAGGGCCGGTTTACCCTGGTCTATCTCGCCGCGCCGGGGGACGAGGATGCGCAGGTCGAACTGACCTACAACTGGCCGCCGGTCGATGGCAGTCCGGCCGAAGTCTATGATGGCGGGCGCAATTTCGGCCATATCGCTTACCGGGTCGAGAATATCTACGACACCTGCCAGCGGCTGATGGACGCGGGCGTGACGATCAACCGGCCGCCGCGCGACGGGCATATGGCGTTCGTGCGGACGCCCGATAATATTTCGATCGAATTGTTGCAGGACGGGCGGCTGGAACCGGCCGAGCCCTGGACGTCGATGCCCAATATCGGCGTCTGGTGA
- the ihfA gene encoding integration host factor subunit alpha: MSGNATLTRADLAESVNRHVGLSRAEAAALVESILEHMSCALERGENVKISSFGTFVLRDKTQRMGRNPKTGVEVPIEPRRVLTFRASQTMRDRVASV; the protein is encoded by the coding sequence ATGAGCGGCAATGCAACCTTGACGCGGGCGGACCTCGCTGAAAGCGTGAACCGCCATGTCGGCCTGTCGCGGGCGGAGGCCGCCGCGCTGGTCGAATCGATCCTCGAACATATGTCCTGCGCGCTCGAACGCGGTGAAAATGTGAAGATTTCCAGCTTCGGCACCTTCGTCCTGCGCGACAAGACGCAGCGCATGGGCCGCAATCCCAAGACCGGCGTCGAAGTGCCGATCGAACCGCGCCGGGTGCTCACCTTCCGCGCCAGCCAGACGATGCGCGACCGGGTCGCCTCGGTTTAA
- a CDS encoding DUF2442 domain-containing protein, translated as MLHATPDRRAQVEMSPSGLHWEDIDEDISIAGLLAERGDQTRSRKAAA; from the coding sequence TTGCTGCACGCGACGCCCGATCGGCGGGCGCAGGTCGAGATGAGTCCGAGCGGCCTCCATTGGGAAGACATAGACGAAGACATTTCCATCGCCGGTCTGCTGGCGGAGCGTGGCGACCAGACCCGATCGCGCAAAGCCGCCGCCTGA
- a CDS encoding MAPEG family protein, which produces MLLPITLTFAAACGLLNLWIATRCARIRIADKVMHGDAGNSLLARRMRAHANFVEYTPIVLILFALVEMAVGASLWLWIGALVYVVARVAHAFGMDADRPTLWRAGGALLTWGVMVAMAIAALTIAYGATREMPVPPAMAARG; this is translated from the coding sequence ATGCTGCTGCCGATCACACTGACCTTTGCCGCGGCCTGCGGGCTGCTCAACCTGTGGATCGCGACTCGCTGTGCGCGGATTCGCATCGCCGACAAGGTGATGCATGGCGATGCGGGCAACAGCCTGCTGGCGCGGCGGATGCGCGCGCACGCCAATTTCGTGGAATATACGCCGATCGTACTGATTCTCTTCGCGCTGGTGGAGATGGCGGTGGGTGCGTCGCTATGGCTGTGGATCGGGGCGCTGGTCTATGTGGTGGCGCGGGTCGCCCATGCGTTCGGCATGGACGCGGATAGGCCCACGCTGTGGCGCGCGGGTGGCGCGCTGCTGACTTGGGGCGTCATGGTGGCGATGGCGATCGCCGCTCTGACGATCGCCTATGGAGCGACGCGGGAAATGCCAGTGCCGCCCGCCATGGCGGCGCGGGGGTAG
- a CDS encoding RidA family protein codes for MPRQLISSGSPFEAQVGYSRAVVQGDWCFVAGTTGTDPETKIMPDDVVAQGRNALKVIGKALEEAGFAFADVVRVTYYITDAAYWDVMGDIAGPVFGDIRPAASCVVAGLVKPDMKIEIEVTAFKG; via the coding sequence ATGCCCCGCCAGCTCATTTCCTCCGGCTCGCCCTTCGAGGCGCAGGTCGGCTATTCGCGCGCCGTCGTACAGGGCGACTGGTGCTTTGTCGCCGGCACCACCGGCACCGATCCTGAAACCAAGATCATGCCGGACGATGTGGTGGCGCAGGGCAGGAACGCGCTCAAGGTGATCGGCAAGGCGCTGGAGGAGGCGGGCTTTGCCTTCGCCGATGTGGTGCGCGTCACCTATTATATCACCGACGCGGCCTATTGGGACGTGATGGGCGACATTGCGGGCCCCGTGTTCGGCGACATCCGCCCCGCGGCCAGCTGCGTCGTCGCCGGCCTCGTCAAGCCGGACATGAAAATCGAAATCGAAGTCACCGCCTTCAAAGGGTAA
- a CDS encoding MBL fold metallo-hydrolase: MTTPPLKAVLIPVTPLQQNCTLFWCTQTMRGAFVDPGGDLPVLKKAAVDQGVTIEKILVTHGHIDHCGQAGLLARDLNVPIEGPHEDDRFWIDRLPQDGERWGLPGESFEPDRWLSDGDQVTVGHLTFDVYHCPGHTPGHVVFHHAPSKLAIVGDVLFQGSIGRTDFPRGNHQDLIDAITGKLWPLGGETAFVPGHGQMSNFAHERRTNPYVADSVLAG, encoded by the coding sequence ATGACTACGCCGCCGCTCAAAGCCGTCCTGATCCCCGTCACCCCGTTGCAGCAGAACTGCACCCTCTTCTGGTGCACGCAAACGATGCGCGGCGCTTTTGTCGATCCGGGCGGCGACCTGCCGGTGCTCAAGAAGGCGGCTGTCGATCAGGGCGTGACGATCGAGAAGATTCTCGTCACCCACGGCCATATCGACCATTGCGGCCAGGCCGGCTTGCTGGCGCGTGACCTCAATGTCCCGATCGAAGGGCCGCATGAGGATGATCGCTTCTGGATCGACCGGCTGCCGCAGGACGGCGAGCGCTGGGGCTTGCCGGGCGAGAGTTTCGAGCCGGATCGCTGGCTGAGCGATGGCGATCAGGTGACGGTCGGCCATCTGACCTTCGACGTCTATCATTGTCCCGGTCACACGCCCGGCCATGTCGTCTTCCACCACGCGCCCAGCAAACTCGCCATCGTGGGCGACGTGCTGTTCCAGGGATCGATCGGGCGCACGGACTTCCCGCGCGGCAATCATCAGGATTTGATCGACGCCATCACCGGCAAGCTGTGGCCACTGGGCGGCGAGACGGCGTTCGTCCCCGGCCATGGCCAGATGAGCAATTTCGCCCATGAACGGCGCACCAACCCCTATGTCGCCGATTCGGTTCTGGCAGGGTAA
- a CDS encoding glycerophosphodiester phosphodiesterase yields MIGRGLARITLFLLMSLISLSATPSALAAEPILIAHRGASGERPEHTLAAYERAIDQGADYIEPDLVLTKDGVLVARHENEIGGTTDVADHPEFADRKTSKTIDGVAMVGWFTEDFTLAELRTLRARERLPDVRPANRRFDDLYPIPTFEEILKLVRAKEAETGRRIGLYPETKHPSYFAGLGLPHQAALLDLLSRYGYQGEADPVFIQSFEVGNLKALRAATRLRLIQLIDAEGGPADLPGTTYADMLTVQGLTDIATYADGVGPSAALVIAPEGPTALVGRAHDAGLQVHVWTLRMENSFLPPQYQRADDPQGRGDFASWVRAIAATGVDGIFSDFPGQAKAALEPAR; encoded by the coding sequence ATGATCGGGCGGGGGCTGGCGCGCATCACACTGTTTCTGCTGATGAGCCTCATCTCCCTTTCTGCGACCCCATCGGCGTTGGCAGCCGAACCGATCCTGATCGCCCATCGGGGCGCCAGCGGCGAACGGCCCGAACATACGCTCGCCGCCTATGAGCGCGCGATCGACCAGGGGGCAGACTATATCGAGCCGGACCTGGTGCTCACCAAGGACGGCGTGCTGGTCGCCCGGCATGAAAATGAGATTGGCGGCACCACCGACGTCGCCGATCATCCCGAATTCGCCGATCGCAAGACGAGCAAGACGATCGACGGCGTCGCCATGGTCGGCTGGTTCACCGAGGACTTCACCCTCGCCGAACTGCGCACCCTGCGCGCGCGCGAACGGCTGCCCGATGTCCGCCCGGCCAACCGGCGTTTCGACGATCTCTATCCGATCCCGACCTTCGAAGAGATTTTGAAGCTGGTTCGCGCCAAGGAGGCCGAAACCGGTCGCCGCATCGGCCTCTATCCCGAAACCAAGCATCCGAGCTATTTTGCGGGCCTCGGCCTGCCGCATCAGGCGGCTTTGCTCGATCTGCTCAGCCGCTACGGCTATCAGGGCGAGGCCGACCCGGTCTTCATCCAGTCCTTCGAAGTCGGTAATCTCAAGGCCCTGCGCGCGGCCACGCGGCTGCGCCTCATCCAGCTGATCGATGCGGAGGGCGGCCCGGCCGACCTGCCCGGTACGACCTATGCGGACATGCTGACGGTCCAGGGTCTCACCGACATCGCCACCTATGCCGATGGCGTCGGTCCGTCGGCGGCGCTGGTAATCGCGCCCGAAGGCCCGACTGCGCTGGTCGGCCGCGCTCATGATGCGGGCTTGCAGGTCCATGTCTGGACGCTGCGGATGGAAAACAGCTTCCTGCCGCCGCAATATCAGCGCGCCGACGATCCGCAGGGCCGCGGCGACTTCGCCTCCTGGGTCCGTGCTATCGCGGCGACCGGCGTGGATGGCATCTTCAGCGACTTCCCCGGACAGGCGAAGGCCGCTTTGGAGCCTGCCCGCTAG
- a CDS encoding DUF2442 domain-containing protein has translation MIKITHIQPAGPAQLDLTFSDGSAAHWSAADLIARSTELTAPLADPAYFSRAFIEAGALAWPNGLELSPTALHQRLSEAGMLRKAAA, from the coding sequence TTGATTAAGATCACCCATATCCAGCCCGCCGGTCCGGCCCAACTCGACCTGACCTTCAGCGATGGCAGCGCCGCGCACTGGTCGGCCGCCGATCTGATCGCCCGCAGCACGGAACTGACCGCGCCGCTGGCGGACCCCGCCTATTTCTCCCGCGCCTTTATCGAAGCCGGCGCGCTCGCCTGGCCCAACGGCCTTGAACTCTCGCCGACAGCGCTGCACCAGCGCTTGAGCGAAGCAGGCATGTTGCGCAAAGCAGCGGCTTGA
- a CDS encoding thermonuclease family protein — protein sequence MANRWNGQQRPSQKGKVQQAWVAEARRAGAGRLRSAPARRRGLSGPALIYLLCLALLLGHYGPGWIDRFSLPTVAVQTPAAPTPVVATDRLSGNFGFCHSGGGTNCVVDGDTFWFRGDKYRIADIDTPETHGPRCAAEGQLGARATRRLQVLMNDGAFSLENADRDTDRYGRALRIVTREGQSIGDQLVAEGLARPWDGGRHPWC from the coding sequence ATGGCGAACAGATGGAATGGGCAGCAGCGGCCGTCGCAAAAAGGCAAGGTGCAGCAGGCGTGGGTCGCGGAGGCCCGGCGCGCGGGGGCAGGGCGACTTCGATCCGCGCCAGCGCGTCGCCGCGGGTTAAGCGGACCGGCACTGATCTACCTGCTGTGCCTGGCGCTGTTGCTGGGCCATTATGGGCCGGGCTGGATCGATCGGTTCAGCCTGCCGACGGTGGCCGTACAGACGCCGGCCGCGCCGACACCAGTTGTTGCGACAGACAGGCTGTCGGGCAATTTTGGCTTTTGCCATAGCGGCGGCGGGACCAATTGCGTGGTCGATGGCGACACATTCTGGTTCCGCGGCGACAAATATCGCATCGCCGACATCGACACGCCCGAAACCCATGGACCGCGTTGCGCGGCGGAGGGCCAACTTGGCGCGCGCGCAACGCGACGGTTGCAGGTGCTGATGAATGATGGCGCCTTTTCGCTAGAGAACGCGGATCGCGACACGGACCGTTATGGGCGGGCGCTGCGGATCGTGACGCGAGAAGGCCAGTCGATCGGCGACCAATTGGTTGCCGAAGGACTGGCCCGCCCATGGGATGGCGGTCGCCACCCTTGGTGTTAG
- a CDS encoding MerR family transcriptional regulator, which yields MEKAEGAFLTISELAGELGLPQHILRYWETRFPQLRPLQRSGNRRYYRPTDVALARRIHQLLNVEGFTVKGAQKALVDGNGHAPTVPVAQAAPLDPSDILARLTAIRMALARAIGD from the coding sequence ATGGAAAAGGCGGAGGGTGCATTTCTGACGATCAGCGAGCTGGCGGGCGAGCTTGGTCTTCCCCAGCATATCTTGCGCTATTGGGAAACGCGCTTTCCCCAGCTGCGACCGCTCCAGCGATCGGGCAACCGCCGCTATTATCGGCCCACCGACGTCGCACTCGCGCGCCGCATTCACCAACTGCTCAATGTTGAGGGCTTCACCGTCAAGGGCGCGCAAAAGGCCTTGGTGGACGGCAACGGCCATGCGCCGACCGTGCCCGTCGCCCAGGCTGCGCCACTGGACCCGTCGGATATTCTAGCGCGGCTCACGGCCATTCGTATGGCGCTCGCCAGGGCGATCGGCGACTGA
- the rpmF gene encoding 50S ribosomal protein L32 yields MAVPKRKTSPSKRGMRRSHDSLRVEAFQECSNCGELKRPHNLCDACGHYNGREIVAVGA; encoded by the coding sequence ATGGCTGTCCCCAAAAGGAAAACGTCCCCCTCCAAGCGCGGCATGCGCCGTAGCCACGATTCGCTGCGCGTCGAAGCATTCCAGGAATGCTCCAATTGCGGCGAACTGAAGCGTCCTCACAATCTGTGCGACGCCTGCGGGCATTATAACGGCCGCGAAATCGTCGCCGTTGGGGCGTAA
- a CDS encoding beta-ketoacyl-ACP synthase III, with amino-acid sequence MIRRSILLGTGSALPVRAVSNAELAQTVDTSDEWIVERTGIRNRYIAGEGETTASLAADAARQAIVAAGLTAQDIDLIILATATPDQTFPAAATKVQAALGIDDCVAFDVAAVCSGFLYAVTVADSMIRSGAATRALVIGAETFSRILDWEDRTTCVLFGDGAGAVVLGAEESEEGARGILAAKLHADGRHNQLLYVDGGPSTTQTVGKLRMRGQEVFRHAVVNLASVLKEVMAIADLSTDEIDWLVPHQANARILDATARKLKLSPDRVVVTVDRHANTSAASVPLALDYAVRDGRIKPGDLVVLEAMGGGFTWGACVLRI; translated from the coding sequence GTGATTCGTCGCTCCATCCTGCTCGGCACGGGCTCGGCCTTGCCCGTTCGTGCGGTCAGCAATGCCGAACTGGCGCAGACGGTCGATACCAGCGACGAATGGATCGTCGAGCGGACCGGCATCCGCAACCGCTATATCGCCGGCGAAGGCGAAACCACCGCCAGCCTGGCCGCCGATGCCGCGCGTCAGGCGATCGTGGCGGCAGGCCTGACCGCGCAGGACATCGACCTCATCATCCTGGCAACAGCGACCCCCGACCAGACCTTCCCCGCCGCCGCGACAAAGGTGCAGGCGGCGCTTGGCATAGACGATTGCGTCGCGTTCGACGTGGCGGCGGTCTGTTCTGGCTTTCTCTATGCCGTGACCGTGGCCGACAGCATGATCCGGTCGGGCGCGGCAACACGCGCGCTGGTGATCGGCGCGGAAACCTTCAGCCGCATCCTCGACTGGGAAGACCGCACCACCTGCGTCCTGTTCGGTGACGGCGCCGGCGCGGTTGTGCTGGGGGCGGAAGAGAGCGAAGAGGGCGCGCGTGGCATCCTGGCCGCCAAACTCCATGCCGATGGCCGCCACAACCAGCTTCTCTATGTCGATGGCGGACCGTCCACGACCCAGACCGTCGGCAAGCTGCGGATGCGCGGCCAGGAAGTGTTCCGCCACGCCGTCGTCAACCTCGCCTCCGTGCTCAAGGAGGTCATGGCCATCGCCGACTTGTCCACCGACGAAATCGACTGGCTGGTGCCGCATCAGGCCAATGCCCGTATCCTCGACGCGACCGCGCGCAAGCTCAAATTGTCGCCCGACCGGGTGGTGGTGACGGTTGATCGCCACGCCAACACCTCCGCCGCTTCGGTGCCGCTGGCGCTCGACTATGCGGTGCGCGATGGCCGGATCAAGCCCGGCGACCTGGTCGTGCTGGAAGCGATGGGCGGCGGCTTCACCTGGGGCGCCTGCGTCCTGCGCATCTAA
- a CDS encoding glycine zipper 2TM domain-containing protein: MTFSFKQAIAALSLGAMAMTGIAATPAFAQPGQDNRERREDRRDNRQDNRQDRRDDRRDVRQDRREVRQDRREVRRDVRQDRREVRRDVRQDRRVDRRDDRRTWRPDRPGVRPGNIRPGRPVYSYDWNRPDPRYGRSYRPDRYYRTGYAPIRVDRRTRIYRGNDNRYYCRRSDGTTGLIVGAALGGLLGNQLAQGQSNILGTLIGGGAGALLGREIDRGGVNCR, translated from the coding sequence ATGACATTTTCGTTCAAACAAGCCATCGCCGCTCTGTCGCTCGGCGCGATGGCGATGACCGGCATTGCCGCTACCCCGGCCTTCGCCCAACCCGGCCAGGACAATCGTGAACGGCGCGAAGACCGCCGCGACAATCGCCAGGACAATCGCCAGGACAGGCGTGACGATCGTCGCGACGTGCGTCAGGACCGCAGGGAAGTACGCCAGGACCGTCGCGAAGTGCGGCGCGATGTCCGTCAGGATCGCCGTGAAGTCCGTCGCGATGTGCGCCAGGACAGGCGCGTCGATCGCCGCGATGATCGTCGCACCTGGCGGCCCGATCGCCCCGGCGTGCGGCCCGGCAATATCCGTCCCGGCCGCCCGGTCTACAGCTATGACTGGAACCGCCCCGACCCGCGCTATGGCCGGTCCTATCGCCCCGACCGCTATTATCGCACCGGTTACGCGCCGATCCGGGTCGATCGCCGCACCCGCATCTATCGCGGCAACGACAACCGCTATTATTGCCGCCGTTCGGATGGCACTACTGGCCTGATCGTCGGCGCAGCGCTGGGCGGCCTGCTCGGCAACCAGCTGGCGCAGGGCCAGTCCAACATATTGGGCACGCTAATCGGTGGCGGTGCCGGCGCTTTGCTGGGCCGCGAAATCGACCGCGGCGGCGTCAATTGCCGCTAA
- the gloB gene encoding hydroxyacylglutathione hydrolase — protein sequence MIEVVRIPVLTDNYVWLLHDDSSGETVAVDPAVAEPVLQAAAARGWTIGQIWNTHWHGDHVGGNAAIKAATSCVITGPAAEAEKIGTLDRTVGEGDSVRIGDHVATVMAVPAHTAGHIAYHLADDCMIFVGDTLFAMGCGRLFEGTPAQMFANMARFARLPDDTIVYCAHEYTLSNGRFALGVEPGNAALARRVVAVEAARARGEATVPTSIGIERETNIFMRARDVAQLAERRAAKDAA from the coding sequence GTGATCGAGGTCGTCCGCATCCCCGTCCTCACCGACAATTATGTCTGGTTGCTCCATGACGACAGCAGCGGCGAGACGGTTGCGGTCGATCCGGCGGTGGCGGAGCCGGTGTTGCAGGCGGCGGCCGCGCGCGGCTGGACCATCGGCCAGATCTGGAACACCCATTGGCATGGCGATCATGTCGGCGGCAATGCGGCGATCAAGGCGGCCACAAGCTGCGTCATTACCGGCCCGGCGGCGGAGGCGGAGAAGATCGGCACGCTGGACCGGACCGTGGGGGAGGGCGACAGCGTGCGGATCGGCGATCATGTCGCCACGGTCATGGCGGTGCCGGCGCATACGGCGGGCCATATCGCCTATCATCTGGCCGACGACTGCATGATCTTTGTCGGCGATACGCTGTTCGCCATGGGCTGCGGCCGGTTGTTCGAGGGGACGCCGGCGCAGATGTTCGCCAACATGGCGCGCTTCGCCAGGCTGCCGGACGATACAATCGTCTATTGTGCGCATGAATATACGCTCTCCAACGGCCGCTTCGCGTTGGGGGTAGAGCCGGGCAACGCCGCGCTGGCGCGGCGTGTCGTGGCGGTGGAAGCAGCGCGGGCGCGGGGCGAGGCGACGGTGCCCACCAGCATCGGGATCGAGCGGGAAACGAACATCTTCATGCGCGCGCGCGATGTGGCGCAACTGGCGGAGCGGCGCGCGGCAAAGGACGCGGCCTGA
- a CDS encoding SIMPL domain-containing protein — translation MTLEMRDKILLGSAALLAFGTIAGGYLLGDGLKRAKAADRSVTVRGLAEKDVTADLATWSISYSATGFDLPTVRAEIDNNTRELQSYFNGLGFKPGELTPTGAGVNQYLNNGVNNITITQRMLLRTTDIARAQKAVAQQFDLVRRGVTLQEGSGMKYSFTKLNDVKPDMVASATRDARAAAEQFAKDSGSGVGGIKSATQGYFSIDARDGEGGDGSSDTPYKKVRVVTTVDFYLK, via the coding sequence ATGACGTTGGAAATGCGAGACAAGATTTTGCTGGGCAGCGCGGCGCTGCTGGCTTTCGGGACGATCGCGGGCGGTTATCTGCTGGGCGACGGGCTGAAACGGGCCAAGGCGGCGGACCGCTCGGTCACAGTGCGGGGGCTGGCGGAAAAGGATGTGACGGCGGACTTGGCCACCTGGTCGATCAGCTATTCGGCGACCGGCTTCGACCTGCCCACTGTCCGCGCGGAGATTGATAATAATACGCGCGAATTACAGAGCTATTTTAATGGCCTGGGCTTTAAGCCTGGCGAGTTGACCCCGACCGGCGCGGGCGTGAACCAATATCTCAACAATGGTGTCAACAACATCACCATCACCCAGCGTATGCTGCTCCGCACGACCGACATCGCCCGCGCGCAGAAAGCCGTCGCGCAGCAATTCGACCTGGTCCGCCGCGGCGTGACGCTACAGGAAGGGTCGGGCATGAAATACAGCTTCACCAAGCTCAATGACGTCAAGCCTGACATGGTCGCCTCCGCCACCCGCGACGCCCGCGCCGCCGCCGAACAATTCGCCAAGGATTCAGGGTCAGGGGTAGGGGGCATCAAGAGCGCCACCCAAGGCTATTTCTCGATCGACGCCCGCGATGGCGAGGGCGGCGACGGATCGAGCGACACGCCCTACAAAAAGGTGCGCGTCGTCACGACCGTCGACTTCTACCTTAAATAA